One Sinorhizobium sp. BG8 DNA window includes the following coding sequences:
- the nac gene encoding nitrogen assimilation transcriptional regulator NAC — MDIKRLKSFIVIVDSGSITRAADILHLAQPALSQQLAALEEHFGQKLLIRSQQGVSMTDAGHAVYRHAQIILRQMEQAQADASAAGNSLAGRVSVGLVPFSSAATLSVELLAETRKRHPGILLHLTESVGQTYSQMIMNGRLEMALIHGVGPIKGVRFEPILSEEFYLVAPKDFSIEADAKPVPVSALDGIPLLLPPSYNFVHRAIETAFTRSRINLRVVAEVEVVRTLARAVSSGLGATIMPKAIADRIVTESSEPLVCRLVSPRIEETLSLCTSDQSALSEPALAVRDILVELTERLKV, encoded by the coding sequence ATGGATATCAAGCGCCTCAAATCCTTCATCGTCATCGTCGACAGTGGCAGCATCACTCGGGCCGCCGACATTCTGCATCTTGCCCAGCCGGCGCTCAGCCAGCAGCTGGCCGCACTCGAAGAGCATTTTGGACAGAAGCTGCTCATTCGCAGCCAGCAGGGGGTCAGCATGACCGATGCCGGCCACGCTGTTTACCGCCACGCGCAGATCATTCTGAGGCAAATGGAACAAGCCCAGGCGGACGCTTCTGCCGCTGGAAATTCGCTGGCGGGCCGCGTTTCAGTCGGACTGGTACCGTTCAGCAGCGCGGCGACGCTTTCGGTCGAACTCCTGGCAGAGACGCGCAAACGCCACCCGGGCATTCTGTTGCACCTGACCGAAAGTGTCGGGCAGACCTACAGCCAGATGATCATGAACGGCCGGCTGGAAATGGCGCTCATTCACGGCGTCGGCCCGATCAAGGGCGTTCGTTTCGAGCCCATTCTCAGCGAGGAGTTTTACCTCGTCGCGCCGAAGGATTTTTCGATTGAAGCGGATGCAAAACCGGTTCCGGTCAGCGCTCTGGACGGCATCCCGCTCCTGCTTCCGCCCTCCTACAACTTCGTGCATCGTGCCATCGAGACCGCATTCACGCGCAGCAGGATCAATCTGAGAGTGGTCGCAGAGGTCGAGGTCGTCAGGACACTGGCACGCGCCGTATCTAGCGGCTTGGGGGCAACGATCATGCCGAAGGCCATTGCCGACCGCATCGTCACCGAATCGAGCGAGCCTCTGGTCTGCCGCCTTGTTTCCCCGAGGATTGAAGAAACACTTTCCCTGTGCACTTCCGACCAGAGTGCGCTGTCAGAACCCGCACTTGCGGTTCGCGACATCCTGGTCGAACTGACAGAACGGCTCAAGGTCTAG
- a CDS encoding pyridoxal phosphate-dependent aminotransferase, whose product MPSTADRLKNVSISASAAMTQRARELAAKGIKVVSLSSGEPDFPTPVHAIEAAHAAALGGDTKYPPMDGTLALKTAISRKFKRDNNLDYDASQIIVSGGGKQVIFNAMLATCNAGDEVVIPTPSWVSYADIVKFAGGAPVPVPCYEQAGFKLRAEDLEAAITPRTKWLILNFPNNPTGAACSRAEMAAIAGVMLRHPHVWILTDDIYEHLVYDDFEFCTIAEVEPRLHDRVLTMNGVSKAYAMTGWRLGFCASGSKELIGAISNVNGQNSGGISTVAQAAAIAALDGPQDLLKERAAIYRERRDFVVDTLSKIDGIRCHKPEGAFYVYPNMACMIGKTTKGGRKIESDVDFVMGLVDEHHVATVQGAAYGMSPYFRISYATSMEMLREGCARIAQFCGEMR is encoded by the coding sequence ATGCCTTCCACAGCCGACCGCCTGAAGAATGTTTCCATATCCGCATCCGCTGCAATGACGCAGCGCGCTCGCGAACTTGCTGCCAAAGGCATAAAAGTGGTGAGCCTGTCCTCCGGCGAGCCAGACTTTCCGACGCCAGTTCATGCGATAGAAGCTGCCCATGCCGCAGCTCTTGGCGGCGACACCAAGTATCCTCCGATGGATGGAACACTGGCTCTGAAAACAGCCATATCGCGGAAATTCAAGCGCGATAACAATCTTGATTATGATGCCAGCCAGATCATAGTTTCCGGCGGTGGCAAGCAGGTTATCTTCAACGCGATGCTCGCGACATGCAATGCGGGCGATGAGGTCGTGATTCCGACGCCGTCCTGGGTGAGCTATGCCGATATCGTCAAATTCGCGGGTGGCGCACCAGTGCCCGTACCGTGCTATGAGCAGGCCGGCTTCAAACTCCGCGCTGAGGATCTGGAGGCTGCGATTACGCCGCGAACCAAGTGGCTCATCCTCAATTTTCCCAACAATCCGACTGGCGCGGCTTGTTCGCGAGCGGAGATGGCGGCGATCGCGGGAGTCATGCTGCGCCACCCCCACGTCTGGATACTTACAGACGATATCTACGAGCACCTCGTCTACGACGATTTCGAATTCTGCACCATCGCCGAAGTGGAACCGCGGCTTCACGACAGGGTGCTGACGATGAACGGCGTTTCGAAGGCTTACGCGATGACCGGTTGGAGACTTGGTTTCTGCGCCAGCGGCTCCAAGGAATTGATCGGCGCCATCAGCAACGTCAACGGCCAGAACAGCGGCGGCATTTCCACGGTCGCCCAGGCAGCAGCCATTGCCGCCTTGGACGGTCCCCAGGATCTTCTCAAGGAGCGAGCAGCGATCTATCGGGAACGTCGCGACTTCGTGGTCGACACACTCTCGAAGATCGATGGTATTCGTTGTCACAAGCCCGAAGGCGCCTTCTATGTTTATCCCAACATGGCATGCATGATCGGTAAGACGACCAAGGGCGGGCGCAAGATCGAGAGCGATGTCGATTTCGTCATGGGACTGGTCGATGAGCACCATGTCGCGACAGTCCAGGGCGCGGCCTATGGGATGAGCCCATATTTCCGTATTTCCTACGCGACGAGCATGGAAATGCTTCGCGAGGGATGCGCCAGGATCGCGCAGTTCTGCGGTGAAATGCGTTAA
- a CDS encoding 5-oxoprolinase subunit PxpA yields MKIDLNSDMGEGFGPYRLCDDEAMMGIVSSANIACGFHGGDPDTMARMVRLAKENGVGIGAHPGLPDRAGFGRREIAFQPDELRQQMIYQLGALQAIARAEGMTVGHFSFHAAMGNMVNRDPKLADLMMDAIAKVDARLVIFVTPDSEIERAAKRSNLRTLSLFLADRAYDAAGKLVARGLPGALVKDEASVRARVRRFLLKGTVEAIDGTVINMPARSILVHSDTPGSLELARLIRSEISHAGAELASVSELAS; encoded by the coding sequence GTGAAGATCGATCTGAATTCCGACATGGGGGAGGGCTTCGGTCCGTATCGTCTTTGCGACGACGAGGCCATGATGGGCATCGTCTCGTCTGCAAACATCGCCTGCGGATTCCATGGCGGAGACCCGGATACGATGGCGAGAATGGTCCGCCTGGCGAAGGAAAACGGTGTCGGGATTGGCGCCCATCCCGGGCTGCCGGACAGGGCAGGCTTCGGCCGCCGTGAGATAGCGTTCCAGCCTGACGAATTGCGCCAGCAGATGATCTATCAACTGGGTGCTCTTCAAGCGATCGCCAGGGCGGAGGGTATGACCGTCGGTCACTTTTCCTTCCATGCGGCGATGGGCAACATGGTCAACCGCGATCCCAAACTTGCGGACTTGATGATGGATGCGATCGCCAAGGTCGATGCAAGACTGGTGATCTTCGTGACTCCGGACAGCGAGATAGAAAGAGCTGCAAAGCGCTCCAACCTCAGGACGCTGTCACTCTTCCTTGCCGATCGTGCCTATGATGCCGCCGGCAAGCTTGTTGCTCGCGGACTTCCGGGCGCTCTCGTCAAAGACGAAGCTTCTGTACGCGCCCGCGTGCGCCGCTTTTTGCTCAAGGGCACCGTTGAGGCGATCGACGGAACGGTGATCAACATGCCTGCGCGGTCAATCCTCGTCCACAGTGACACCCCAGGCTCTCTCGAGCTCGCAAGGCTTATTCGAAGTGAAATCAGCCATGCCGGTGCCGAGCTTGCGTCGGTCTCCGAGCTTGCGTCCTGA
- a CDS encoding biotin-dependent carboxyltransferase family protein yields MIEIVQTGPLNTVQDLGRPGYRAIGVSASGAMDPLAVRVGNVLLGNEQGAAAIEVQTFPFKIRFSAITDFAVTGADGTISLNGREVMAWCIHRAAASDVLEIRQPRRMARVYITVAGGVDVPVVMGSRSTTLRGGFGGNGGRPLAAGDKLATTPTDGQLPYRAVAVVEPIVALREIFPAAIDDVLPVRAIPAGEHELFASDAKRFWSQPWRISSQSDRTGFRLSGEPIKPEAPVEMRSHGVVPGVVQVPPGGEPIIQMSDANTAGGYPKIAGVIEGDLWRLGQARIGTKIQFVRSTHAEARSTEQSVDRYVEDVRRTATMVKRALRVIA; encoded by the coding sequence GTGATCGAGATTGTTCAGACCGGCCCGCTCAATACAGTTCAGGATCTGGGCCGCCCAGGCTATCGCGCGATCGGCGTCTCGGCCAGCGGCGCGATGGATCCGCTCGCGGTCAGGGTAGGAAACGTCCTGCTTGGCAACGAGCAGGGCGCTGCTGCGATCGAGGTGCAGACATTTCCATTCAAGATACGCTTCTCGGCGATTACGGATTTTGCTGTCACGGGTGCGGACGGCACGATTTCATTAAACGGTCGCGAGGTGATGGCATGGTGCATTCATCGCGCGGCGGCAAGTGATGTTCTGGAAATCCGCCAACCTCGTCGCATGGCCCGTGTCTATATCACCGTTGCCGGCGGCGTGGACGTGCCGGTTGTCATGGGATCACGAAGCACGACGTTGCGCGGTGGTTTTGGCGGCAATGGCGGGCGCCCTCTTGCCGCAGGCGACAAGCTAGCGACTACACCGACCGACGGTCAACTGCCGTACCGCGCCGTGGCCGTCGTCGAGCCTATTGTCGCCCTGCGGGAAATTTTCCCTGCCGCTATCGATGATGTGCTGCCGGTTCGCGCAATTCCGGCGGGCGAGCACGAGCTCTTTGCATCGGACGCGAAGCGTTTCTGGAGCCAGCCCTGGCGGATCTCGTCGCAGAGCGACCGGACGGGCTTTCGACTATCGGGCGAGCCGATCAAGCCGGAAGCACCGGTGGAAATGCGCTCTCATGGCGTCGTTCCCGGCGTTGTTCAGGTACCTCCCGGCGGCGAGCCGATCATTCAGATGAGCGATGCAAATACCGCCGGCGGATATCCAAAGATCGCCGGTGTGATCGAAGGCGATCTATGGCGTCTCGGCCAGGCGCGCATCGGAACCAAGATCCAGTTCGTGCGCTCGACCCACGCTGAAGCAAGGTCCACGGAACAGTCCGTCGACCGTTATGTCGAGGACGTGCGCCGAACGGCAACAATGGTCAAGCGCGCGCTACGCGTGATCGCATGA
- the pxpB gene encoding 5-oxoprolinase subunit PxpB has protein sequence MTIQPSNHSSRYDAPSILREGARISFIGARSFLLEAPGDFDLPAQRLIWAVARSVAAWDDVGEVIPGMTNLLAILKETPEDPEFFVDRFQAAWQEARSVDLKGKTIEIPVVYGGEYATDLAAICDHSGLSDREVVRLHHEAAYRVFALGSAPGFGYLHGLNPSIYMPRKKVPSLRMERGSVTIGGMQTGVAMLTGPNGWNSIGHADQKMFDPTSSPPALMAPGDVVRFLPERIEL, from the coding sequence ATGACGATCCAGCCAAGCAATCACTCGTCTCGCTATGATGCCCCATCCATTCTCCGCGAGGGTGCCCGCATTTCGTTTATTGGTGCCAGATCCTTTTTGCTTGAGGCTCCTGGTGACTTCGATTTGCCTGCGCAGCGACTGATCTGGGCGGTGGCACGCTCTGTCGCGGCATGGGATGACGTCGGAGAGGTCATTCCGGGCATGACCAATCTGCTCGCGATCCTGAAAGAGACGCCGGAAGATCCCGAATTCTTCGTTGATCGGTTCCAGGCTGCCTGGCAGGAGGCGCGCAGCGTGGACTTGAAGGGGAAGACCATTGAAATCCCCGTTGTCTACGGTGGCGAGTATGCCACTGACCTTGCTGCTATCTGCGATCACTCGGGCCTGAGCGATCGCGAGGTTGTCAGGCTCCACCATGAAGCAGCGTACCGGGTCTTCGCGCTTGGAAGCGCACCCGGCTTTGGCTACCTCCACGGGCTCAACCCCAGCATTTACATGCCGCGCAAGAAGGTGCCGTCACTGCGCATGGAGAGGGGCTCCGTGACAATCGGGGGAATGCAGACCGGCGTTGCGATGCTGACCGGCCCGAATGGGTGGAATTCCATCGGCCACGCGGACCAGAAGATGTTCGATCCGACGTCATCCCCGCCTGCGCTCATGGCGCCCGGCGACGTCGTACGCTTTCTCCCTGAAAGGATCGAGTTGTGA